In a single window of the Candidatus Firestonebacteria bacterium RIFOXYD2_FULL_39_29 genome:
- a CDS encoding excinuclease ABC subunit C: MTKYYFVYIMTNKNNTVLYTGVTNNIIRRVYEHREGIVEGFTKKYNIKKLVYFKTFDDVGLAIDREKQIKAGSRAKKEILINSINKDWKDLWDDIKG, translated from the coding sequence ATGACTAAGTATTACTTTGTGTACATTATGACAAACAAAAACAATACGGTTCTATATACGGGAGTCACTAATAATATTATCAGAAGAGTTTATGAGCACAGAGAAGGTATTGTTGAAGGGTTTACTAAGAAGTATAATATTAAAAAACTTGTTTATTTTAAAACTTTTGACGATGTTGGTCTTGCGATAGACAGGGAGAAGCAGATAAAAGCCGGTTCCCGGGCAAAGAAAGAGATTTTGATAAATAGTATCAACAAGGATTGGAAAGACCTCTGGGATGACATTAAGGGTTAA